AATTGTGTGTGTCTAAGGTATTACTTGCATTATCTTCCCACTTGAAGCTTGAGAGCCTTGTATAAATCAGCATAATATCTTGCATGGTAATTTAAACAACAATGAAGCATTGTACAGCCAGGACAAATCCACAAAGAACACTTTTCAGTTGTTAGCAAGAACCATTTTTATCAAGTAGCTGGAATTCCCATAGGGCCAATCGTTACAAACTCAGCCAGAAGTACCTGAATTATTGAAGTTTAATTCTAATATCCCATTCTTGTCAAACCTTCAGTGTTGTAAGGCAGCAATCTTGCTTTTTATCTGTAACCACTATTTTAGACATGAAGGCAATTATCCTGAATTACAGGATATGATAAATTATTTAGTAGGAAACTTTCACAACTCCCATCTCCATCcaaaaaatacttaaattatCAGCTCTTACACCACACATTATTACATCATCCTGAGGTTTggggttggggggggggttttaaattattaaaaaataattttccttccaACAAAAGCAACCAATGGGAACGTCACAGTAACCTCACTGAAGTACAATTCTTCACAGTTCTGTCAGAAATAAAATAGTACACTGACCTATCAAATTTTAAATAGATGAGCAATAAAGCTTTAGCAGCTTCCCACATGTCATCATCTTGCTCCATGAAAACCAAGGAGAGCCACTCACAGTGATGCCCAGCTGGGTGAGACTGTGGGGAAGGCTTTACATGATTCCTCCAGAACATCAGCAGCTGGGACATGGAGCTCTCAAAGtctcctgcaaaaaaaaaattaaccatgAACTTTGCTATACATTTTTACTGCCAAACaacacacactttttttttaaattaacagtGCATAACAGTTAATGAAGGCAGTTCTTTCCTTAGCTCAACTGATTTATCACAGCGTCAAATTTTATAGATCAGTTCTTGCCGTTTTAGTGCAGTAGCTTACTCATAAAAATCACTTTGTATTTATTAGAGACTCTTTCCCTTAAGTCAAAAAACTTATACCTTCAGTACTAATGAGATACTACAGAGCAGTTCTTGATGTAACACAGCACACACTCGATGTTTAGAAAACAGCAAATCTTCCTGCAACATTGAAATCAATTTTATTTACTGCATCACTACGTGATTTTCCTTCATATTTGACTTTTAAGATTTGATTTTCCTCCTGGCAAATAATAGGAACATCAAATTATCTTTGTTATTAATAGTTACTCTTCAGACTGAAACTCTTCCCTATAAATCTAGAAATTACTCtcaaaattgaaattaattaaagCTAAGCCACTCTAATCCATGTTAATGACAAGAAGATCAAGCAGCTTCCCGGAAGGGAAATTAGCATATTAAAGCATTTAGGTGCTTGTTTTAAACACTTCCTGTAATGTCACTAAAATAAGGAAGTACCATTCCCTTCAGATTGAAATTCCTCTTGACAGTTAGGGTGTTTGAATCTAATTAAAGTAACTCATTTTTGTGTCATGAATGTGGAAAAGAAAGGGGAATGCTTTTCTTTGAGAAAATTTTCATAGAGACATCTAAAATGGATATAGCCTACCTTTTTCTTTACACTTGTTCTTACTCCATCTCAGTCTCCATACATTTTTCAGAAGGTGGATCACAAGTAAAACATTCTTTACAAATACTTAAAAATCTTTAAGAATGCAACTGACATCACAAATATAACATCTTccaaaaatctgggaaaagtTTCATAAGCTGTCTTATGGAAATTGTAGCTCTTTCACATGgatgaattaaaaattaattttaggcTTGCTACCTAGCATAGaaatataaaaagtaaaataacatTTATGTCTAGAACTCTTACTAGAATGCCTCAATGTATTTCAAATGCTGTAAAATTTCGCCcttgtttaaaaagaaacagaaattactTTTGGCCACATAATCAGTAAATACATTattcctgccccagcccagccctggctctgcagcagctctgcccaacCCAGCCCCTCACTGCAACAAACCAGCCcaagggagcagctgtgggaggagTGCTCAGCCCTGGTCACTGGAAGGGCCAGAAGTGTCAGCCAGGGTGAAGAACACAACCATTTTCACAAGGaggatgtgcagctgctgcagcgagtccagaggaggccagaGAGATGTtctggggccaggctgggagagctgggggtgctcacctggagagcagaaggctccagggagacctcagagccccttccagtgcctacaGGTGCTCcaaaagagctggagagggactttggacaagggcctggagggaGAGGAcggggggaatggcttcccactgccagagagcagggatagATTGGATaccaggaaaaaattcttctctgAGAGGCTGGTGAGgccaggcctggcacagggcccagagaagctgtggctgccccatctctgaagtgtccaggccaggttggacagggcttggagcaagctggtcTAATGGAAAAGGTCCCTGCCACTgcaggggttggaactggatgatctttaaggccccttctAACCCAagctattctgtgattctgtgtccCATAATTTCCCTGGGCCTTACTTTGGAGcttccttatttttatttaccttTCTATACCATAGCTGGTTTTGTCTCATTACATTACTTGGCTGACAGTAATGCCTTGTTCcttcaataaaataaatgcataatGGTGCCTAAAGTTCTACCTCCACCTTAAAAGTGTTACCTGCAGCTCTTTTTAGTTCCCCACCCTGAACAGAGTGGATGCTTGTGCTATGGCTTCTATTCTTATCCAGCTGAAAAATAGCCTGGTGCTCTCAAGATGGCTTAATGTTCTTAATAGGAAAAATTTTCAATCCCAAATGCAGATGTTTCAATCCCAAGATATTGCAGGGCTAAGGATTTGACAAAATGCAAGGAGACAACTAATTAGGCACGACACAGCAAGAGCAGTTTCTTGGGTGGgtcttctccttcctccctcccaccACCACTAATTCAGCTGAAATCTATTTACAGTCTTAATGAGCTGTGACTACAAAATCTGAAAGCTCTAAAACTCTTGCTGCTTAAAATTTAAATGGACTGTTACCTTTGATTTCTGCTTCTGTTTGAGAGTTGTGAATCTTGAATTCCAGTGCTTTAAGCACAACCAGACTTAAGGCTCTGAGAACAGTTTGGTCAGAAGCACCTTGAGAATCGTGTCCAGGAGCAGCTTCACTGCTTCCAAAGTAGCTGGACTTTCCACTGAGTGGGATCTGATTAAGCCAAGTCAAATTCACAACCTGCAGAACAACATTACTCAGGGCAAGCATATCCTCACACAAAGATGGGGTTTGTAAGAACGCTGATCCACTTTTAGCATCTTCTCTGGACTTGTAAAGGACACATTTTTTAAGGAGCAAAATGAATTTCTTCTTGATTACATAAGGAACTGATGAGCTAATAACGTTGAGGGCATAAGaaactttcaaaaataaaattctctggcacctgaggggtACTTCCAGTTCAGTTCTGGAAACCAAAAGTGCTTCAAGCAGATCTATAAAACTGATCAGATTGTTTGCAGCTTCAGAATAAGGTGAAGTGTAGTGGTGACTGTCAAAATGATGGAGCAGGATGGCATTATAAAATCCTTCAAGCACTGCATCAAGAGGAGCCAACAACTTCTTCAGAACACCTGTGGCAACAAGAGGCACATTATTGACCTGTGGTGTAACAGAtaaatcagaaaataagaaattaatcGGTGTTGTGACTACTTCCAGAACATAAATATGTTCAAACCACTACATTTGAACAGCACTTTGTCACCCCCAGTATAAGGAAGGGAAGGGGTGTCCTGCAGCCGAACTATTCCCGAGGAATTCCGGGTGAGTTGCTCCTCCTGGCGGCACCGGCGGTACCTGCTCGGGCTCCGAGCGCGTCCTTCAGCGTCTCCTTGAGAAGCGC
This DNA window, taken from Passer domesticus isolate bPasDom1 chromosome 14, bPasDom1.hap1, whole genome shotgun sequence, encodes the following:
- the LINS1 gene encoding protein Lines homolog 1 isoform X2 — its product is MKISLLQQMYKDVLAGIPLARESHHYSSLINLCVEQPAEGDESCHQQHLPSTAGGVGSCEDTDMSDVVPATDDLSNSFANMSSSFCPREVMLLQLTLIKMMVAKAESQEIELHTRQKYCEIFVLLLKEAKIDSKLIHLLGSDDRLLSHMASQSLASLVYFQLKEEDALNVPWLSFSLAALLAFPGKARVAACLCTLAALLKETLKDALGARAGVLKKLLAPLDAVLEGFYNAILLHHFDSHHYTSPYSEAANNLISFIDLLEALLVSRTELEVPLRCQRILFLKVSYALNVISSSVPYVIKKKFILLLKKCVLYKSREDAKSGSAFLQTPSLCEDMLALSNVVLQVVNLTWLNQIPLSGKSSYFGSSEAAPGHDSQGASDQTVLRALSLVVLKALEFKIHNSQTEAEIKGDFESSMSQLLMFWRNHVKPSPQSHPAGHHCYGVVLLLT